The following are from one region of the Moritella sp. 24 genome:
- a CDS encoding YafY family protein: MSRSQRLFDLLQLLRCHKYPVSAAHLAQELNVSVRTIYRDIATLQAQGAEIEGEAGLGYVLKPTFTLPPLMFSTEELEALLLGADWVGKQANGELNKAAKNAIAKISSVLPENHIVKRSPDIMRVASIIEVPELTTELSYIRDAIKHQYKAEIDYQDSQGNPSSRIIWPILIGLFQYHYVLVAWCETRDTFRNFRLDRIEQWQSLEQKYRPNRRDLLKQWQEIEGISEKEIRY, from the coding sequence ATGTCTAGAAGCCAACGACTCTTTGACTTACTCCAACTGTTACGCTGTCATAAATACCCAGTCTCAGCTGCACACTTAGCTCAAGAACTGAATGTAAGTGTTCGTACTATCTACCGTGATATAGCGACATTACAAGCACAAGGTGCGGAGATTGAAGGCGAAGCTGGCCTTGGTTACGTATTGAAACCGACGTTTACGCTACCTCCATTAATGTTTTCAACAGAAGAGTTAGAGGCTCTCCTGTTAGGAGCTGATTGGGTTGGAAAACAGGCCAATGGTGAGTTGAATAAAGCCGCAAAAAACGCTATTGCTAAAATATCATCAGTATTACCAGAAAATCACATTGTGAAGCGAAGCCCGGATATCATGCGTGTAGCTTCTATCATTGAAGTACCAGAATTAACGACAGAGCTATCATATATTAGAGATGCCATCAAACATCAGTATAAAGCTGAGATTGACTATCAAGATTCTCAAGGGAATCCTAGCTCACGGATAATATGGCCTATTCTTATTGGTTTATTCCAGTACCATTATGTTCTAGTGGCTTGGTGTGAGACAAGAGATACATTTCGTAATTTTAGGCTCGATAGAATAGAACAGTGGCAGTCCCTTGAGCAAAAGTACCGACCTAATCGTCGTGATTTACTGAAACAATGGCAGGAAATAGAAGGGATTAGTGAGAAAGAAATTCGCTACTGA
- a CDS encoding VOC family protein gives MFKIDSFVLYVENIEISKNFYTNTFECDGEVLSPTFISFSLGDGVSVELKQLAQVSPKAHITGGGTELSLMVDNSKVLHHLYEQWENKGVKFIQTPVELIFGITFVAIDPDGHRIRVFTQNK, from the coding sequence ATGTTTAAAATCGATTCCTTTGTTCTTTATGTCGAAAATATTGAAATCAGCAAAAATTTTTACACCAATACTTTTGAATGTGACGGTGAGGTTTTATCGCCAACATTTATCTCTTTCTCATTAGGCGATGGTGTTAGTGTTGAGTTAAAACAACTCGCACAAGTTTCTCCAAAAGCTCATATTACTGGTGGCGGTACAGAACTATCCTTAATGGTAGATAATTCAAAAGTATTACACCACCTTTACGAACAATGGGAAAACAAAGGAGTTAAATTCATTCAAACTCCTGTAGAGTTAATTTTTGGTATTACATTTGTTGCGATTGATCCTGATGGACATCGAATTAGGGTCTTTACGCAGAATAAATAA
- a CDS encoding GTP cyclohydrolase → MNTVLKQHLSWKVRHDFYNAIMPFSQQLLLCCFFVCLAVTASLIVANTNNIYAKDIDKLSAYNDNSMPGMVNIDRIYTDAMNIETRDVVDSSLVKAQINYEQKLADLAFALQQYEMMELQTFNFVIEVSEREQATSMMLVHLQKMLTEFTQSNPDINADWQVDPNDAFKLTVKLNTERQRQWGGTGFII, encoded by the coding sequence ATGAATACAGTATTAAAACAGCACCTATCATGGAAAGTTAGGCACGATTTCTATAACGCTATCATGCCATTTTCTCAACAATTATTACTGTGTTGCTTTTTTGTTTGTTTGGCTGTTACCGCAAGCTTAATTGTGGCTAATACCAATAATATTTATGCGAAAGATATAGACAAACTATCGGCTTATAATGATAACTCGATGCCGGGTATGGTGAATATAGATCGTATCTACACGGATGCCATGAATATTGAAACACGTGATGTTGTTGATAGTAGCCTTGTAAAAGCGCAGATTAATTATGAACAGAAGCTCGCCGACTTAGCGTTTGCATTACAACAGTATGAAATGATGGAGTTGCAAACATTTAACTTTGTTATTGAAGTGTCAGAGCGTGAGCAAGCGACGTCAATGATGCTTGTACATCTACAGAAAATGTTGACTGAATTTACGCAATCAAACCCAGACATTAATGCTGATTGGCAGGTAGATCCAAATGATGCTTTTAAGCTAACAGTTAAGTTGAATACAGAACGACAAAGACAGTGGGGTGGGACAGGATTCATTATTTAA
- a CDS encoding glutathione peroxidase, whose amino-acid sequence MTKLYDFEVTTITGEQKKLSDYEGQAVLIVNTASKCGFTNQYAELEELHQQYGSKGLAILGFPCNQFKQQEQGSDADINSFCQLNFGVTFDMFSKIDVNGDNTDPLYQWLKTEAKGLLGSKGIKWNFTKFLVNRDGDVVSRFPPTLSPKGMVKDIEKLL is encoded by the coding sequence ATGACTAAGCTTTATGATTTCGAAGTAACGACTATCACGGGTGAACAAAAGAAACTCAGTGATTATGAAGGCCAAGCAGTATTAATCGTCAATACAGCAAGTAAATGTGGATTTACGAATCAATATGCAGAACTAGAAGAGTTACATCAACAATATGGTAGTAAAGGCCTCGCTATTTTAGGCTTTCCTTGCAACCAATTTAAGCAACAAGAACAAGGCTCAGATGCTGACATCAACTCGTTCTGCCAGCTAAATTTTGGTGTGACATTTGATATGTTTAGTAAAATAGACGTAAATGGCGATAATACAGATCCGCTTTATCAATGGCTTAAAACCGAAGCTAAGGGTTTGTTAGGCAGTAAAGGCATTAAATGGAACTTCACTAAATTCCTCGTGAACCGTGATGGCGATGTTGTCAGCCGCTTCCCGCCGACACTCTCTCCAAAAGGCATGGTTAAAGATATTGAAAAATTACTGTAA
- the htpG gene encoding molecular chaperone HtpG, which yields MTDTVNTETHGFQAEVKQLLKLMIHSLYSNKEIFLRELVSNAADAADKLRFKALSDNSLYENDGELRVRVTLDKTARTITISDNGIGMSREDVISHLGTIARSGTSEFFDNLSGDQAKDSQLIGQFGVGFYSGFIVADMMTVNTRAAGAAADQAVQWESEGEGDYRLADITKESRGTDIILHLREGEDDLLDAWKLRQIVNKYSDHISIPVEMWKEEQPESEGPDGEKAPAVPGEWESVTRASALWTLSKNELKDEEYNEFYKHIAHDFEDPLTWSHNRVEGKQEYTSLLYIPARAPFDMWNREKEHGLKLYVQRVFIMDDAEQFMPTYLRFVKGVLDSNDLPLNVSREILQDNKVTTSLRTACTKRVLTMLERMAKNEDEKYLKFWNEFGQALKEGPAEDMANKEKIASLLRFSSTSVGGPAQEVGFGKYIENMQEGQDKIYYITADNYTTAVNSAYLEIFKKKGIEVLLLTDRIDEWLLSHLTDFDGKQLVSVTKGDLDLGDLDDEDAKKAKEEATEEFASFLERAKSTLGEKVADVRLTHRLTETPSCVVTNEDGMSSQMIKLMESAGQAVPPQKYIFELNPEHEMIKRVADEADEVVFADWVQLLLEQAQLTERGSLDDPAAFIARINRLIG from the coding sequence ATGACTGATACAGTTAATACTGAGACTCACGGCTTTCAAGCTGAAGTTAAGCAGCTACTTAAATTAATGATCCATTCTTTATATTCAAATAAAGAAATATTTTTACGTGAACTTGTCTCTAATGCGGCTGATGCTGCCGATAAACTTCGTTTTAAAGCATTATCTGACAATAGCTTATATGAAAATGATGGTGAATTACGCGTACGTGTTACATTGGATAAAACGGCCCGTACAATTACCATTTCTGATAACGGCATCGGTATGTCACGTGAAGATGTTATCTCTCACCTAGGTACTATTGCGCGTTCAGGTACGTCAGAGTTTTTTGACAACCTATCTGGTGACCAAGCGAAAGATTCACAATTAATCGGTCAGTTCGGTGTTGGTTTCTATTCTGGTTTCATCGTTGCAGACATGATGACAGTAAATACACGTGCAGCAGGCGCGGCAGCGGACCAAGCTGTACAGTGGGAATCAGAAGGCGAAGGCGATTACCGCCTAGCAGATATCACGAAAGAAAGTCGTGGTACTGACATTATCTTGCACCTACGTGAAGGCGAAGATGATCTACTTGATGCATGGAAACTGCGTCAAATCGTAAACAAATATTCTGATCACATCAGTATCCCTGTTGAAATGTGGAAAGAAGAACAACCTGAATCAGAAGGTCCTGACGGTGAAAAAGCACCAGCAGTACCAGGTGAGTGGGAATCGGTAACACGTGCGAGTGCATTGTGGACACTATCGAAAAATGAACTGAAAGACGAAGAGTATAATGAGTTCTACAAGCACATTGCTCACGACTTTGAAGATCCACTTACATGGAGCCATAACCGTGTAGAAGGCAAGCAAGAATACACAAGCTTACTTTATATCCCTGCGCGTGCACCATTTGATATGTGGAACCGTGAAAAAGAACATGGTTTAAAACTGTATGTTCAACGTGTATTTATCATGGATGACGCAGAGCAGTTTATGCCGACTTACCTGCGTTTCGTGAAGGGTGTATTAGATTCAAACGATCTACCACTAAACGTATCACGTGAAATTCTACAAGATAATAAAGTAACAACGTCACTACGTACTGCTTGTACTAAACGTGTACTGACTATGCTTGAGCGCATGGCGAAAAACGAAGATGAAAAATACCTTAAATTCTGGAACGAATTCGGTCAAGCACTGAAAGAAGGTCCAGCTGAAGACATGGCGAATAAAGAGAAGATTGCTTCTTTATTACGTTTCTCTTCAACATCTGTTGGCGGTCCTGCGCAAGAAGTTGGTTTCGGTAAATATATCGAAAACATGCAAGAAGGTCAGGATAAGATTTACTATATTACTGCTGACAACTACACAACAGCAGTAAACAGTGCGTATCTTGAAATCTTCAAGAAAAAAGGCATCGAAGTATTACTATTAACAGATCGCATTGATGAGTGGTTACTTTCTCACTTAACAGATTTCGATGGTAAGCAACTTGTGTCAGTAACTAAGGGTGATCTAGACCTTGGCGACCTTGACGATGAAGATGCTAAGAAAGCAAAAGAAGAAGCAACTGAAGAATTTGCAAGCTTCCTTGAGCGTGCTAAATCAACATTAGGTGAAAAAGTAGCCGATGTTCGTTTAACTCATCGCTTAACAGAAACACCGTCTTGTGTTGTAACAAACGAAGATGGCATGAGCAGTCAAATGATCAAGCTAATGGAATCTGCTGGTCAAGCTGTACCGCCGCAAAAGTACATTTTTGAGCTAAACCCTGAGCACGAAATGATTAAACGTGTTGCAGATGAAGCGGATGAAGTGGTATTTGCTGACTGGGTTCAGTTACTATTAGAGCAAGCACAACTGACGGAACGTGGTAGTTTGGATGATCCAGCTGCATTTATCGCACGTATAAACCGTTTAATCGGTTAA
- a CDS encoding GNAT family N-acetyltransferase has translation MNLIQLNDIQLKMLIQSGDKPKDLTFIEHSIPPIHVLVRSMDLRHNLVDVIWAFPYFIQKNTQIIGACGFKDDPKNSRIEIGYNVAPDARGLGVATFAVKQLSQIAFGSTLVNTVFALIASDNKASLNVVHKNGFSYKELVVDSDGEQLECWELNKGFS, from the coding sequence ATGAACCTCATACAACTAAATGACATCCAGCTTAAAATGCTTATTCAGTCTGGTGATAAGCCTAAAGATCTTACGTTTATTGAACATTCTATTCCGCCTATACATGTTTTGGTTCGCTCAATGGATCTTCGCCATAATTTAGTAGACGTAATTTGGGCGTTTCCTTACTTTATCCAAAAAAACACGCAAATTATTGGTGCCTGTGGCTTCAAGGATGACCCAAAAAACAGCCGTATTGAAATTGGCTATAATGTGGCTCCTGATGCCCGAGGTTTGGGTGTCGCGACTTTTGCGGTTAAACAACTCAGCCAAATTGCATTTGGTTCTACTTTAGTTAATACCGTTTTTGCTCTGATTGCGTCAGATAACAAAGCTTCGCTAAATGTCGTTCACAAAAATGGATTTTCATACAAAGAATTAGTCGTTGATTCAGATGGTGAACAATTGGAATGCTGGGAATTAAATAAAGGTTTCAGTTAA
- a CDS encoding exoribonuclease II, which produces MFRDNPLLSQLKQNMRQNTPSVEGTVKGTERGFGFLEADDGESYFIAPPHMKKIMHGDRIKAYIETNGDKTSAEPDTLVEAKLTRFIARISITKNKLTILADSPVINMPIRAKLVGFGEQKVNDGDWVVAQLKSHALKDGSFAAEVTGFVATATDPNAPWWVTLARQDLAKDVPAMPESVEFKDDTARIDLTDKPFFTIDSASTKDMDDALLIEKTAEGNLKVTVAIADPTSYIPADSELNKIAAERAFTVYLPGRNIPMMPRELSDSVCSLVAGEKRPTLCCTYTIQEDGALAEEFEFFTAWITSQHKLSYTQVSDWIEEVSTEWQPEAQLAEQLQSLATFARHRQQWRKKNAIVFPDQPDYSFELDESGNVLAIHVEHRRIANQMIEETMVAANITAARLFRQNGDVGVFNTHAGFDPEKIDLVVELLAEHGIECTKEHIQSLPGYVELQRTLAEKANPALDSRLRRMQSYSLISASAERHFAMGLDGYATWTSPIRKYGDIINHRLIKATLTNGSAPSATEDEVILMSERRRQHRMAERDISSWLYVDYLTPAVENKQVFEASIMDVNRGGLRVRLLENGAVAFIPASLLHDNKKEVKCLTETGQISIKDQVEYSLGDLIQVNIAEVNKEKRNIVAKPVEKIAG; this is translated from the coding sequence ATGTTTCGCGACAATCCACTACTCTCACAATTAAAACAAAATATGCGCCAAAACACGCCAAGTGTTGAAGGTACTGTTAAAGGCACAGAACGTGGTTTTGGCTTCCTTGAAGCGGATGATGGTGAAAGCTATTTCATTGCGCCACCTCACATGAAAAAAATCATGCACGGCGATAGAATCAAAGCGTATATCGAAACTAATGGTGATAAAACATCTGCAGAACCAGATACATTAGTTGAAGCTAAATTAACGCGTTTTATTGCCCGTATTAGTATTACTAAAAACAAGCTAACAATTCTTGCAGATAGTCCTGTTATCAATATGCCAATCAGAGCTAAATTAGTTGGTTTTGGCGAGCAAAAAGTTAACGATGGCGACTGGGTTGTAGCACAACTAAAATCTCATGCATTAAAAGATGGTAGCTTTGCTGCTGAAGTAACTGGTTTTGTTGCTACAGCAACGGATCCAAATGCACCATGGTGGGTAACACTAGCACGTCAAGATTTAGCTAAAGATGTTCCTGCTATGCCTGAATCTGTTGAATTTAAAGATGATACAGCGCGTATCGATCTAACAGACAAGCCATTCTTTACTATCGACTCAGCGTCAACAAAAGATATGGATGATGCACTGCTTATTGAAAAAACAGCAGAAGGCAACCTTAAAGTAACGGTAGCGATTGCCGATCCAACATCATATATTCCAGCTGATTCTGAGCTAAACAAAATTGCTGCTGAACGTGCATTTACTGTGTATCTACCGGGCCGTAACATTCCGATGATGCCACGTGAACTAAGTGACAGTGTTTGTTCACTCGTTGCTGGCGAAAAGCGCCCAACATTATGCTGTACTTATACCATTCAAGAAGATGGTGCATTAGCTGAAGAGTTTGAGTTCTTTACAGCTTGGATCACATCACAACATAAACTGTCTTACACACAAGTTTCAGATTGGATTGAAGAAGTATCGACAGAATGGCAACCAGAAGCACAACTGGCTGAACAATTACAATCACTGGCTACTTTTGCACGTCATCGTCAACAATGGCGTAAAAAGAATGCGATCGTATTCCCAGACCAACCTGATTACAGCTTCGAGCTAGACGAGAGCGGCAACGTACTTGCAATTCATGTAGAGCACCGTCGTATTGCTAATCAGATGATTGAAGAAACAATGGTTGCTGCAAATATTACAGCGGCGCGTTTATTCCGTCAAAATGGCGATGTGGGTGTATTCAATACACACGCAGGTTTTGATCCAGAAAAGATTGACTTAGTTGTTGAGCTATTAGCTGAACACGGTATTGAATGTACTAAAGAGCACATCCAATCTCTGCCAGGTTATGTTGAATTGCAACGTACACTAGCCGAAAAAGCGAATCCAGCATTAGACAGCCGTTTACGTCGTATGCAAAGCTACAGTCTTATTAGCGCAAGTGCAGAACGTCACTTTGCGATGGGCTTAGATGGCTATGCAACATGGACATCACCAATTCGTAAATACGGTGACATCATTAATCACCGTCTAATTAAAGCAACATTAACAAATGGTTCAGCACCTTCTGCAACTGAAGATGAAGTGATCTTAATGTCAGAACGTCGTCGCCAACACAGAATGGCAGAACGCGATATCTCATCATGGTTGTACGTTGACTACCTAACACCTGCCGTTGAAAACAAACAAGTATTCGAAGCAAGTATTATGGATGTTAACCGTGGTGGTTTACGCGTGCGTTTACTTGAAAATGGCGCGGTTGCATTTATCCCTGCTAGCTTATTACATGATAATAAGAAAGAAGTTAAATGCTTAACTGAAACAGGTCAAATCAGCATTAAAGATCAAGTTGAATATAGCTTGGGTGATTTAATCCAAGTCAACATTGCTGAAGTAAACAAAGAAAAACGTAACATTGTTGCTAAACCAGTTGAAAAAATAGCCGGTTAA